The genomic DNA CTCAGCGTCACCAACCGGACTCCCAGGCGGCTCAAGGCCTCGATGCCCTCTGGGACGTCTGCATGGACCGGCAGAGCGGTGAACCCGGCCATGATGTGTTCGACGGCGTCTTCGGTCCCGCGGTTCAGCGGGAGCCCGTGGAGGTTGGCGCGCAGTCCCTCCGCCGCGATGCTGGCAAAGGGCTCACTGACACCGACAGCGGTCAAGGCGAAGCCGTCGCGGAGAAGTCCCGCGAACCAGGTCTTCGCCAGGTGAGCTGGCGCGCCGACGCCCTGGAACCGCTGGCCCATCGACGACATGTCCGAGAGCGTTTCGTTGACGTCGAAGATCAGCAGGGACGGTCGCCGGGGCCCGTCCGGACTCACGGGGTGGTCCGCACTCGCGAGAGCGTGGTCGGTGTGTGCGCTCGTCATGAGCCTCACCGTAGCCCGGGCCTTCTCTGAGTGCGACGCCTCCCCCGCGATGATGCGTACCGGAGCTCGCGTGGCACTGGCCGAGAAGCCTGTTGTCGGTCAAATCGCGAGCCTCGGTAACGATGTTGCTGGGGGCGAGGGTGCCGTTGTGGGCAGGGGGGTGTCCGTCAGTGACAGAGTCACTGCCCACATGGTGCTCCACGACGGCAGCGCCATCGGCGGCGCCGTGCGGATCGAACACGACCGTCTCCGTGAGTCCGGCTCGCACGTCGTCGACCGAGAGAACGTCACCCTCGACCACGCGCCCCGCAGCACCGAAGTCGGCCTCCGACGTCTGACTGCACGCCCGCACCAGATCCTGCGGGTCCCGCGAGGTCGCGTTCCCGCCCACTGGCCGGGTCGACAGGAACTCTCTGGCGAAGGTGGGCGACATGGAGCTGGGACGTGGACCGCGTTACGAGAAGGACTCCGACGACCTCGCGAACTCCCTCAGCCGCGGCGCAGTTAAGGCCGGGCTGTTCGTGCTGGTCGCGATCTTCATTCTGTCCCTGCTGGTCGGGGTGTTCTCGTGAGCGGCTCCGTGTATGGGATCGCCGGCGGGTCTGTCGAAGAACTCGGTACTGATGCGGCGAAGGTTGGGCGCGCGGGTGAGGAGAGCACTGGCCGGGTGCTGGACATGCTCGCGGTGGAATCCCGCCGGGATGTTTGGCATGACCTGGATGTTCCCGCCCGCGGGATCGCCGCGAACATCGACCACATCATCACCGGCGGCACGGTCTTGCTGATCGTCGATTCGAAGCGGTGGCGGCCCGGCTTCTACTGGACGCTCGAGGACACCTCGTACCGGTGGTTGTCGAAGGTGGAGCATGCCGACCGTCGCACGATGGCGATGATCCAGCATCGCATCAGCGCCCACATCCCCCGCGCCCTGGTCCGTCGGCCGCTGGTGTCGATCGAGGCCTCCCGGCCCGGGACCATGAGCGTGACGTTCCTGCACGTCCCTGGCGCCGATGCGATCCGGGCCAGTGCTCTCCCCCGGCGTGTCCGTGCGTTGGTGCCTGATGAGCCGACCGATCCGGATCTCGTCACGGCCCTATACCCCCTGCTCCGCACCCGCTGAGGAGGATCCATGGCTCAGAAGTACGACAAGCCCGCCCTGAACCTCACCATCCCCTTGATGGTGCTGACTCTGCTGCTCGCTGCCGCCGCGGTGCTCGTCGGCCTGCCCGGAGGATGGGTGATGTTCGTCGGGGTGCTGGCCGTGGCGTGCCTGCATCCGGCGCCGATGCTCACGGGACCGAAGGAGACACCCGCGAATCCGCGGGAAGAGCACCTGGTCCGGCGGCACCGGTCGTGGCTGGATACCCGCACGTCCCTGCTGCTCGGGAACGTGTGGGGCTGGGAGACGGTGTGGCCGGGGATCCCGCCGCGTCTCTCGTTCATCGCTTCGGCCACGACCGGCGCTCTCGTGGCGGCGTTCCCGCTGTCCGGTCAGCTCCCGACCGCGGTGCTCGAGCGCGTCGGGGCACTGTTCGGCACGGATGCGCCAGTCGTGGCGATGCCGTGGTGGGTGGCAGTGGCGTCGGGGCTGCTGACCCATCACGTGATCACGTCGCTGCTCGCCCGCCGACGCAGAATCCGAGAACAGCCCGTCGTCACCATCGGCCCCACGGTGCTCCGGCAGCTATGGAGCTCACGGGCGCGTCCGCTTTTGCTCGCCACGCCTATTGCCGCGGTGCTCGGTGGTTGGGCTGCCGTGACCGGGCTGGAGATGGTGGGGCAGGACTCGCCGATTTGGCAGACGGTCGGGATGGTCGCTGCGGCGGTGCTCGCCGTCGTCGCGATCCTCGGCGGGCCGATCTCGCGGGTCTGCCTGGAGCGTTGGCGCCGTCTGCAGGCGGCTACGGGGGAGTGGGCGCCGCGGTTCGCCGAGCTGTTCACCGAGAAGGAAGGCCGGCCGCGGCTCGTGGAACGCACCCTCGCGCCGTGCGCGGCCATCGTCGACGTGATGGACGCTCCGCCGAAGCTCATGGCCGCCGGACTGCAACAGCGCGCCGACGCGATCTCGGCGTTCTACGGGGATCCGTCCACGCGGATCGACATCCTGTCCAGCCCGAACCTGGACGCATCGGGACAGCCAATCCCCGGCACCGCGCACCAGCTCCGGGTACGGGTCGTCCAGTGGCCGGAAGGATCCTTCCCGAACCTGCTCGACCCTGACCTCGACCCTGTTTCCCGCGACCTCGCCCTGGAGTCGGCCCTCGCCCGGGCGTTCGACGGGATCGGCGTGAACCGCATGTCGCTGATCGAGGCCGTGCAGGTCGCCGACCTGCCCGCGAAGACCGATCCGCACCTGGCCGAGATCGCGGAGAAGCGTCACCGTGGCGTTCGCCAGCAGATCGAGAAGCTCGGAGACGAGCACCCCGACGAGGTCGCACGCCTGAAGCAGTCCCTGACCGAACCGGTCGAACCTCCGACGTCCTCCCGTGCCGCAGCAGCGTGGCGGTGGCTACGTGGTGTGCCGGCCCCGGCACCAATGACCCCGGAGGAATCTCCGCTCGCGATCTGGAAGACGACCTGGGCGATGCCCGGCATTCCCACTCCCCCGTGGCACACCATCCAGTCCGAATACGAGACCATCGCCGCAGAGTGCTCCGCCGTGATCGAGGACGAACCAGTCGACGTCGATGCCGTGGTCGATCGACGCAGCGGCTACCTCCTCGTCGGCGACCCCCTCGCCGACGGGGCGAGGTACGCAGAGGACTCGGGACTCACCGTGGAACAGGTCCGCAACGTGCAGGCAGAGATCGAGTGGGAGAAGCGCTGGGAGCAGACTCTCCCCCAGGGCGCCCAGCCGCCGACGACCCGATTCGAGATCACGCGAGACGCCGAACTCCCCCAGCGCTTCACTCGCGAAGGTCTCGTGCTGCATGAGCAGCTGTTCGCCACCAAGACCGGCCTCGATGCGGGCGAGACGTACATCGACCCGCGCGGCAAGGACTTCGAGAAGGGGATGCGCACCTCGATCACCGGGGCGCAAATGGTCTCGATCGTCGGCTGGCCCAGCGAGAAAGAAGGCCCAGGCTCCCGCCACCCACACCTGTTCCTGGTCCGCTGGACCACCGACCCAGTACCGACCACCCCACAAGACGTCGCACCACCCGAGCAGACGACCCCCGTGGCCACCAGCGGCTCCGCATGGATCCTCGCGCACCTGATCAACAGCGCCTTCCAAGCCGCCGCCGTAAAGCTGCCCAAACCCGAGCTCGTCGAGACCGAGCCACTCACCCTGCCGGCCAGTTCGAAGCACGCCTGGAAGGTGACGCTCCGCCTGCACGGCGGGACGACGCTGGTCGATGTGCGCAAGAAGGCCGACGCTCTCCGTTCCCAGCTCGCCTGCCCGTGGATGCGCCTGTCCAGTCCATGCGACGGTGAAGTCACCCTGTATATCGGGGACCCGGGGCCGGGGGCGAAGCTGCGTCGCGGCGCCGAGGTCGAGGTGCGGCGGGTCGACTTCGACCAGGCGTTCGTCGACTCGAACATCACGAACCTCTCCGGCACCGTCCCGACCCTGACGAAGCTCGAGACACTCGCGTCGAACGACCAGGTGGAGGTGCTGGACTTCGACCTGCCCGCCGGCGTGGATATCAACAAGGTCAAGGGCAACCGGGAGAAGCTGCGCTCGAACCTGAACGTGGAGTTCCTCGACGTGCGCCGCCACGGAGCCTCCGGGATCCAGTTGTTCATGGCAGAGCACGACCCCCTGCCCGAACGCGTCGGGATCCCTTTCGACCGGCTCGGCGACACCCCGGCTGCCTTCGGCGTCACGGCGCTCGGTGAGCCGACCATCTACGACCCGCTCGAGAACCCCCACCTCCTCGTACTGGGAGGAACCGGCGCCGGCAAGTCGGCGGCGATCAGCACCATGCTGTTCGACCTGATTCGCTGCGGCTACCTCCCCGTGATCATCGATCCGACCAAGGGCGGGTACGACTTCCTGTTCTCCAAGGACTGGGCGATCGCCCCATTCGCCGCAGACGTCTTCCAGGCCGCCTCGACCATGAAGGCCCTCTACGGAGAGCTCGAGCGGCGCAAAGCCCTGAACGGACAGTACGGCGCGGTGAACATCGACAAGCTGCCTGACGATGCGCGCCCGCCGCATCTGATCGTGGTGGTCGATGAGTTCACGTCCCTGATCGGGAAGTCCTCGGTGCCTCCGAAATCTGATGATCCGGCGGCCGATCATGCCCGGCTCGAGGCCGAGGCCGAGAACAATGCCCGGGCGATCATCGGGAACATTGTCGGCAAACTCGGACGAGAAGCACGCTCCGTCGGGATCCACCTGCTGCTGGGCACCCAGAAGCTGACGTCGAAGACCCTCGACACCATGCCGGGCGGGGCAGACATAAAAACCAATCTGGCCCGGATGGGGCTGGGGAACATGACCCAGGGTGACCGGATGAGCGCGTTCCGGAACCCCATGGAAGCCGACACCATCGCTGCACCGCGTGTGGGTCGTGGCCTGTTTGAGCCGCTGACTGCCCCGCACCCGTGCCTCATGCAGGTCTGGTACGAGGAAAACGCCACCCTCCAGGCGAAGCTGCAAGAGCACGACATCCCGCAGCCCCGCCCCGAGCAGTTACTGGACCCGTCGGATCCGCGCTACGTGGTCGCGCCGCTGGAGGACTTCGTCGACGTGGTCGAAGAGAAGATCACGGAGCAGGAAGCGCTGGCGGTGGAGGAGCTCGATCTGAATATCAGCTTCGACCTCGGCTCCCTGCTCGGAGACACCACTCACGATCCCGAAGGCGAGGCATCCTCTGCTGAGCGGAGCGTAGCTCTGTCCGAGCTCGAGGCCAACAGCCTCTTCGAAATTCTCGAAGCCCTGCAAGACGCGACCGAGCGAGAGAAGGTCACGGAGATCGTCGTCGACGTCGAGGGTCTGGACGCAGAGTCGGAGGTCGGCGCGACCTACCGGGAGCTGATCACCGAGCTCG from Brachybacterium sacelli includes the following:
- a CDS encoding haloacid dehalogenase type II, producing the protein MTSAHTDHALASADHPVSPDGPRRPSLLIFDVNETLSDMSSMGQRFQGVGAPAHLAKTWFAGLLRDGFALTAVGVSEPFASIAAEGLRANLHGLPLNRGTEDAVEHIMAGFTALPVHADVPEGIEALSRLGVRLVTLSNGSASVAESLLDRAGIRGHFEALLSVEQASIWEPGAGAYAYALERCEVDPMDAMLVAVHPWDIDGAARAGLGAAWINRDGGVYPAYFKFPDLRARSLIQLAEQLT
- a CDS encoding nuclease-related domain-containing protein, which produces MSGSVYGIAGGSVEELGTDAAKVGRAGEESTGRVLDMLAVESRRDVWHDLDVPARGIAANIDHIITGGTVLLIVDSKRWRPGFYWTLEDTSYRWLSKVEHADRRTMAMIQHRISAHIPRALVRRPLVSIEASRPGTMSVTFLHVPGADAIRASALPRRVRALVPDEPTDPDLVTALYPLLRTR
- a CDS encoding FtsK/SpoIIIE domain-containing protein codes for the protein MAQKYDKPALNLTIPLMVLTLLLAAAAVLVGLPGGWVMFVGVLAVACLHPAPMLTGPKETPANPREEHLVRRHRSWLDTRTSLLLGNVWGWETVWPGIPPRLSFIASATTGALVAAFPLSGQLPTAVLERVGALFGTDAPVVAMPWWVAVASGLLTHHVITSLLARRRRIREQPVVTIGPTVLRQLWSSRARPLLLATPIAAVLGGWAAVTGLEMVGQDSPIWQTVGMVAAAVLAVVAILGGPISRVCLERWRRLQAATGEWAPRFAELFTEKEGRPRLVERTLAPCAAIVDVMDAPPKLMAAGLQQRADAISAFYGDPSTRIDILSSPNLDASGQPIPGTAHQLRVRVVQWPEGSFPNLLDPDLDPVSRDLALESALARAFDGIGVNRMSLIEAVQVADLPAKTDPHLAEIAEKRHRGVRQQIEKLGDEHPDEVARLKQSLTEPVEPPTSSRAAAAWRWLRGVPAPAPMTPEESPLAIWKTTWAMPGIPTPPWHTIQSEYETIAAECSAVIEDEPVDVDAVVDRRSGYLLVGDPLADGARYAEDSGLTVEQVRNVQAEIEWEKRWEQTLPQGAQPPTTRFEITRDAELPQRFTREGLVLHEQLFATKTGLDAGETYIDPRGKDFEKGMRTSITGAQMVSIVGWPSEKEGPGSRHPHLFLVRWTTDPVPTTPQDVAPPEQTTPVATSGSAWILAHLINSAFQAAAVKLPKPELVETEPLTLPASSKHAWKVTLRLHGGTTLVDVRKKADALRSQLACPWMRLSSPCDGEVTLYIGDPGPGAKLRRGAEVEVRRVDFDQAFVDSNITNLSGTVPTLTKLETLASNDQVEVLDFDLPAGVDINKVKGNREKLRSNLNVEFLDVRRHGASGIQLFMAEHDPLPERVGIPFDRLGDTPAAFGVTALGEPTIYDPLENPHLLVLGGTGAGKSAAISTMLFDLIRCGYLPVIIDPTKGGYDFLFSKDWAIAPFAADVFQAASTMKALYGELERRKALNGQYGAVNIDKLPDDARPPHLIVVVDEFTSLIGKSSVPPKSDDPAADHARLEAEAENNARAIIGNIVGKLGREARSVGIHLLLGTQKLTSKTLDTMPGGADIKTNLARMGLGNMTQGDRMSAFRNPMEADTIAAPRVGRGLFEPLTAPHPCLMQVWYEENATLQAKLQEHDIPQPRPEQLLDPSDPRYVVAPLEDFVDVVEEKITEQEALAVEELDLNISFDLGSLLGDTTHDPEGEASSAERSVALSELEANSLFEILEALQDATEREKVTEIVVDVEGLDAESEVGATYRELITELAVDVGAELCATATPGTDTPAEDLPEVAPAPADSPAAPPAPETKESLDEDDGFDFTFEAPPMVRGGL